One genomic segment of Novisyntrophococcus fermenticellae includes these proteins:
- the rsmA gene encoding 16S rRNA (adenine(1518)-N(6)/adenine(1519)-N(6))-dimethyltransferase RsmA, which yields MERPLPTLGDPQNTIAVLQKYGFNFQKKFGQNFLIDTHVLDKIIAAAGIGSDDFVVEIGPGIGTMTQYLASSAREVYAVEIDQNLIPILKDTLREYDNVTVLNEDILKVDLSALAQERNAGKPIKVVANLPYYITTPIIMGLFENHVPLESITVMVQKEVAGRMQVGPGTKEYGALSLAVQYYAQPYIAAYVPPNCFIPRPKVGSAVICLKLHDKSPVQLRDEKLMFRLIRASFNQRRKTLVNGIANSAELPYTKEQAARAIAKCGFPASVRGETLNLEQFALLSDVLLSE from the coding sequence ATGGAAAGACCTCTTCCTACCTTAGGAGATCCCCAAAACACCATAGCCGTACTGCAGAAGTATGGTTTTAATTTTCAGAAGAAATTTGGACAAAATTTTCTGATTGATACGCATGTTTTAGATAAAATCATAGCTGCGGCCGGGATAGGGTCCGATGACTTTGTGGTTGAGATCGGTCCGGGGATTGGAACTATGACGCAGTATCTGGCATCGTCTGCCAGAGAGGTATATGCTGTAGAAATTGACCAGAATTTGATACCGATCCTAAAGGATACATTAAGAGAATATGACAATGTAACCGTATTGAACGAAGACATTCTGAAAGTTGATTTAAGTGCTCTGGCACAGGAGAGAAATGCCGGGAAACCGATAAAAGTTGTGGCAAACCTGCCATACTATATTACGACACCAATTATCATGGGTTTGTTTGAAAATCATGTACCTCTGGAGTCTATTACAGTTATGGTGCAAAAAGAAGTAGCCGGGCGGATGCAGGTGGGACCGGGGACAAAAGAATATGGGGCACTGTCACTGGCAGTACAATACTATGCACAGCCCTATATTGCGGCATATGTACCTCCAAACTGCTTTATTCCCCGCCCTAAAGTGGGGAGTGCGGTAATTTGTCTGAAGTTACATGATAAATCTCCGGTACAGCTAAGAGATGAAAAGCTGATGTTCCGTCTGATCCGTGCATCCTTTAACCAGAGAAGAAAGACACTGGTTAATGGAATTGCGAATTCTGCAGAATTGCCTTATACAAAGGAACAGGCAGCCAGAGCAATTGCAAAATGCGGTTTCCCGGCATCGGTGCGGGGAGAGACATTAAATTTGGAACAATTTGCACTTCTGTCAGATGTGTTATTGTCAGAGTGA
- a CDS encoding P-loop NTPase family protein: MDKTEYRMKLDDLTSLVEKQDYQGALQIADSIDWRRVKSIKTLGMVADIYEVNKKYERCKEILLLAHSRSVVGKMVLYRLVEISLKLGETENAADYYSQFVDAAPNDNSRFILKYKIYKAQRAPLDDQIAILEDYREREYTERWAYELARLYSQAGKQDKCVETCDDLILWFAEGRYVMKAMQLKMQYEPLSPSQQQKYNSEIRKKATVIPQTVPAASAGKTPENVKKRPKESTAELLRKMDSAGAAITQEANNDRAKLEESGREAGLDYMPVNSPEFLGKTVDLKEQLAKSIQEVFSGLKLPQEEQQKDAAASRGDTGEIIVQDLEPELMEAEARIEPESSGKILTRAESGKQKYSDDSEYTVELDKKIPQENLPEEELDLEALLKETAGQFSEELSTGDFKGQEEEPALKQSGEKETGNATTQILPDLSSMIQDSPHGAYEESLNTIVVPDIERVEESDEGDGTKRYDPVRENAPDATREILPEHIESETKRLGASGNTVPMSIEEVLHEETPEERRIRILNEGNPDRFTDEQKRIFSYFAKVPGIDQQILEALSGVYEHASEKTSKHGNIAIMGGYGTGKTRLSMGVIISICKDLGLPAAKYACIDASDLNKKDPAAVVSKMSGGFLLIERAGLLYPNIIQKLNKAMEFRTDSMIVILEDEKTSMRGLLRNNPEFAKKFETVISIPVFTNDELVTFARTYARESGYKMDEMGVLALYTLIGNNQTENEPMTISKVKSMVDKAIARAGRGTRRFGRKMSGKRTDDQNRIILYEKDFDI, encoded by the coding sequence TTGGATAAAACAGAATATCGCATGAAGTTAGACGATCTGACCAGTCTGGTGGAAAAGCAGGATTATCAAGGCGCTTTACAGATTGCAGACAGTATCGACTGGCGGCGTGTAAAGAGCATAAAGACGCTCGGCATGGTTGCTGATATTTATGAAGTGAATAAAAAGTATGAACGCTGTAAAGAGATTCTGTTACTGGCACACAGCCGTTCCGTGGTTGGAAAGATGGTATTGTATCGCCTGGTGGAGATTTCGCTGAAACTTGGGGAGACGGAAAACGCAGCCGACTATTATTCGCAATTTGTGGATGCAGCCCCCAATGATAACTCCAGATTCATATTAAAGTATAAAATATATAAGGCGCAGCGCGCTCCTCTGGATGATCAGATAGCAATTCTTGAGGATTACAGGGAAAGAGAATATACAGAACGCTGGGCATATGAGCTGGCAAGATTATATAGTCAGGCAGGCAAGCAGGATAAGTGTGTGGAGACCTGCGATGACCTGATTCTCTGGTTCGCCGAAGGCAGATATGTGATGAAGGCCATGCAGCTTAAGATGCAGTATGAACCTCTGTCACCTTCACAGCAACAGAAGTATAACAGTGAGATCAGAAAGAAGGCAACTGTAATACCACAGACAGTACCTGCGGCATCTGCGGGAAAAACGCCGGAGAATGTAAAAAAACGGCCAAAGGAAAGCACGGCAGAACTGCTACGGAAGATGGACAGTGCGGGAGCCGCCATTACGCAGGAGGCTAATAATGACAGGGCAAAGCTGGAAGAATCCGGCAGAGAAGCCGGACTGGATTACATGCCGGTGAATTCGCCCGAGTTTTTGGGTAAGACGGTGGATTTGAAGGAACAGCTTGCCAAGAGTATTCAGGAGGTGTTTTCCGGACTGAAGCTGCCCCAGGAGGAACAGCAGAAGGACGCTGCTGCATCCAGAGGAGATACCGGTGAAATCATTGTACAGGATCTGGAACCGGAGCTGATGGAGGCGGAAGCCCGGATAGAACCGGAATCCTCCGGGAAGATACTGACCAGGGCAGAATCCGGAAAGCAGAAATATTCCGATGATTCAGAATATACAGTTGAACTGGATAAAAAAATACCACAGGAAAATTTACCGGAAGAAGAGCTTGATTTGGAAGCTCTGCTGAAGGAAACGGCGGGTCAGTTTTCTGAGGAACTGTCAACCGGGGATTTCAAAGGACAGGAAGAAGAACCGGCTTTGAAACAGTCCGGGGAGAAAGAGACTGGTAATGCAACAACTCAGATATTGCCGGATTTGAGCAGTATGATACAGGATTCCCCCCATGGTGCATATGAGGAGTCTTTGAATACCATTGTGGTGCCGGATATTGAAAGAGTAGAAGAATCGGATGAGGGAGACGGAACAAAACGTTATGATCCGGTTCGCGAGAACGCACCTGATGCAACCCGGGAGATACTTCCTGAACATATAGAAAGTGAGACAAAGCGTCTTGGGGCATCGGGAAATACGGTACCGATGTCTATCGAAGAAGTACTCCATGAAGAAACTCCAGAGGAGCGCAGAATCAGGATTTTGAACGAGGGAAATCCGGATCGGTTTACGGATGAGCAGAAGCGGATTTTTTCATATTTTGCCAAGGTTCCCGGCATAGATCAGCAGATCCTGGAGGCACTTTCAGGGGTATATGAACATGCAAGCGAGAAAACGTCCAAGCATGGAAACATTGCCATTATGGGCGGATATGGGACGGGTAAAACCCGGTTATCAATGGGTGTAATTATCTCAATCTGCAAGGATTTGGGGCTGCCGGCAGCTAAGTATGCCTGCATTGATGCCTCCGATTTGAATAAAAAGGATCCTGCGGCGGTGGTTTCAAAGATGTCAGGAGGATTTCTTCTGATTGAGCGTGCCGGACTCTTATATCCCAACATCATACAGAAACTAAATAAGGCAATGGAATTCAGGACGGACAGTATGATTGTGATTTTAGAGGATGAAAAGACCAGTATGCGTGGATTGCTCCGCAACAACCCAGAATTTGCGAAAAAATTTGAGACGGTTATATCTATTCCTGTATTTACCAATGATGAACTGGTTACTTTCGCAAGAACTTATGCCAGAGAAAGTGGTTATAAGATGGATGAGATGGGAGTTCTGGCACTTTACACTCTGATTGGCAATAATCAGACTGAGAATGAACCTATGACCATAAGCAAGGTAAAATCGATGGTTGATAAAGCGATTGCCAGAGCCGGAAGAGGAACCAGAAGGTTTGGCCGGAAAATGTCGGGTAAACGTACTGATGACCAGAATAGAATTATCCTGTATGAGAAAGATTTTGATATTTAA
- a CDS encoding glycogen/starch/alpha-glucan phosphorylase, protein MLYLEFKKKTFKRTVVENIKNLYRRPLEEATPQQIFQAVSYAVKDVIIDNWMKTQERITEEDPKIVYYLSMEFLMGRALGNNLINLTAYEEVKEALEELGLDLNAIEDQEPDPALGNGGLGRLAACFLDSLATLGYPAYGCGIRYRYGMFKQQIKDGYQVEVPDNWLRDGNPFELRRPEYAKEVKFGGYVRVQYSEKTGRNEFVQEGYQSVRAIPYDMPIVGYDNGIVNTLRIWDAEAVNDFQLDSFDKGDYHKAVEQENLARTIVEVLYPNDNHMAGKELRLKQQYFFISASLQTAVKKYKKKHNDLRDLYKKVVFQLNDTHPTVAVPELMRILMDEEGLTWDAAWDVTTHTCAYTNHTIMSEALEKWPVDLFSRLLPRVYQIVEEINRRFVEQIRALYPGNENKVAKMAIIYNGQIRMAHLAIAGSFSVNGVARIHTDILKNQELKDFYEMMPDKFNNKTNGITQRRFLLHGNPLLADWVTAHVGKEWITRLPVIEKLEDLADDAKAQKEFMDIKFQNKVRLAKYIMEHNQIEVDPNSIFDVQVKRLHEYKRQLLNILHVMYLYNKLKENRDLPFYPRTFIFGAKASAGYERAKSIIKLINSVGDVVNNDPAINGRIKVVFIEDYRVSNAELIFAAADVSEQISTASKEASGTGNMKFMLNGALTVGTMDGANVEIVEEVGKANAVIFGLSAEEVINYENHGGYNPMDYYNHDPGLRQVVDQLVSGTYSNGDTNCFRDIHDSLLYSRNGASADMYFIMGDFKAYTVAGEQVESRYRDKTGWAKTAILNVAKSGKFTSDRTITQYVDEIWHLDKITF, encoded by the coding sequence CCATGGAATTCCTCATGGGGCGTGCGTTAGGTAATAATCTAATTAATCTGACGGCCTATGAAGAGGTTAAAGAAGCTTTGGAGGAATTGGGACTTGATTTAAACGCCATCGAGGACCAGGAACCGGATCCTGCCCTGGGCAATGGCGGTCTTGGCCGCCTTGCAGCCTGCTTCCTGGATTCACTGGCAACACTGGGATATCCGGCATATGGCTGTGGAATCCGATACCGCTATGGCATGTTTAAGCAGCAGATAAAGGATGGATACCAGGTGGAGGTGCCGGATAACTGGTTAAGAGACGGAAACCCGTTTGAACTGCGCCGCCCGGAGTACGCAAAAGAGGTAAAATTTGGCGGTTATGTGCGGGTGCAGTACAGTGAAAAAACCGGCAGAAATGAATTTGTTCAGGAAGGCTATCAATCTGTACGCGCTATCCCCTATGACATGCCCATTGTTGGTTATGACAATGGCATAGTAAATACGCTGCGCATCTGGGATGCTGAGGCTGTCAATGATTTTCAGCTGGATTCATTTGACAAAGGCGATTATCATAAAGCTGTGGAGCAGGAGAATCTGGCCAGGACAATCGTAGAAGTGCTGTACCCGAATGACAACCATATGGCTGGAAAAGAACTACGGCTGAAACAACAGTATTTCTTCATTTCCGCCAGTCTGCAGACCGCAGTGAAGAAGTATAAAAAGAAGCACAATGATTTGAGAGATTTATATAAAAAAGTAGTGTTCCAGTTAAATGATACGCATCCGACGGTAGCAGTGCCGGAGCTGATGCGCATCCTTATGGATGAGGAGGGGCTGACCTGGGATGCAGCCTGGGATGTGACCACACATACTTGTGCCTATACAAACCACACGATCATGTCAGAAGCGTTGGAAAAATGGCCCGTAGATCTCTTTTCACGCCTGCTTCCCAGGGTTTATCAGATTGTGGAGGAGATTAACCGCCGGTTTGTGGAACAGATTCGTGCTCTGTATCCGGGAAATGAAAACAAAGTCGCAAAGATGGCGATCATCTATAACGGACAGATTCGTATGGCGCATCTTGCCATAGCGGGCAGCTTCTCTGTTAATGGCGTAGCCAGGATCCATACAGATATTCTGAAGAATCAGGAGCTGAAAGACTTTTATGAAATGATGCCGGATAAATTTAATAATAAAACCAACGGTATTACCCAAAGACGTTTTCTTCTGCACGGAAATCCACTTCTGGCAGATTGGGTGACTGCTCATGTGGGGAAGGAGTGGATTACCAGGCTTCCGGTGATTGAAAAGCTGGAGGATTTAGCTGACGATGCAAAGGCGCAGAAGGAATTTATGGATATTAAATTTCAGAATAAAGTTCGTCTGGCAAAATACATTATGGAACACAATCAGATTGAGGTGGACCCCAATTCGATTTTTGATGTTCAGGTAAAACGTCTTCATGAATACAAGCGTCAGCTATTGAATATCCTTCATGTGATGTATCTTTACAATAAATTGAAGGAAAATCGGGATTTGCCGTTCTATCCCAGGACATTTATATTCGGAGCCAAGGCGAGTGCGGGCTATGAACGTGCAAAATCGATTATTAAGCTGATCAACAGCGTGGGAGATGTGGTGAACAATGATCCTGCCATCAATGGGAGGATTAAGGTTGTATTCATAGAAGATTATCGTGTAAGTAATGCGGAACTGATTTTTGCTGCTGCGGATGTATCAGAACAGATTTCTACAGCCAGCAAGGAAGCCTCTGGTACGGGAAACATGAAATTTATGCTGAACGGTGCACTGACAGTAGGGACCATGGATGGTGCCAATGTGGAAATCGTGGAGGAGGTAGGAAAAGCAAACGCAGTAATTTTCGGCCTTTCCGCAGAGGAAGTTATCAATTATGAAAACCATGGCGGCTATAACCCTATGGACTACTATAATCATGACCCGGGGCTTCGCCAAGTGGTGGACCAGCTGGTCAGTGGAACATATTCCAATGGAGATACAAACTGCTTCCGGGATATTCATGATTCTCTTTTGTACAGCCGGAACGGGGCTTCGGCAGATATGTATTTTATTATGGGAGACTTTAAGGCTTATACAGTTGCCGGGGAACAGGTAGAAAGCAGATACAGGGATAAAACCGGATGGGCAAAAACGGCAATTTTAAATGTTGCAAAATCAGGAAAATTTACCTCTGACCGTACGATTACCCAGTATGTGGATGAAATCTGGCATTTGGATAAAATCACATTTTGA